The Gemmatimonadota bacterium genome has a window encoding:
- the aspS gene encoding aspartate--tRNA ligase yields MKDHPYRTHTCGELRQTDDGTRVRIAGWVHRKRDHGGLLFIDLRDHYGITQVVITPESGFHEEAGDLRSESVATFTGEVILRADDAINPNLPTGHIEVKSDSMTVLSAADALPLSVADEREYPEATRLTYRMLDLRRQRLHHNIIMRSRIIASVRRRMTEMGFNEFNTPILTSSSPEGARDYLVPSRVHPGKFYALPQAPQQFKQLLMISGFDRYFQIAPCFRDEDARADRSPGEFYQLDVEMSFVEQDDVFEALETLFYGLFTEFSDWDVTAPPFPRIPYRDAMLRYGTDKPDLRFGLEIEDVTEAFRASEFNAFRQIVEKGGVVRVLAVPGVAARPRSFFDNLDRTVKEDFGGRGAAYISFTEDGVKGSIARVLDSPTLERLKSVIEPETGASWFFVADTEERAVDVAGRLRLHFADLLDLREPGAYRFCWIVDFPMYEYDAESGKVIFSHNPFSMPQGGLEALETTPPLEVLAYQYDIVCNGTELSSGAIRNHRPDIMYRAFEIAGYSAGEVDAEFGGMISALKYGAPPHGGIAPGIDRIVMLLTDETNLREVIAFPLNQNAQDLLMGAPGEVSEKQLRELHIRLRR; encoded by the coding sequence ATGAAAGACCACCCGTACAGGACGCACACCTGCGGTGAACTGCGGCAGACCGACGACGGAACGCGGGTGCGGATCGCCGGCTGGGTGCACCGCAAAAGGGACCACGGCGGCCTGCTCTTCATCGACCTGAGAGACCACTACGGGATCACGCAGGTCGTCATCACGCCGGAAAGCGGATTCCACGAGGAGGCGGGGGACCTGCGTTCGGAGAGCGTCGCCACCTTTACCGGCGAGGTGATCCTGCGGGCTGACGATGCGATCAACCCCAACCTGCCTACCGGGCACATCGAGGTGAAGTCCGATTCCATGACGGTGCTCAGCGCCGCGGATGCCCTGCCCCTGTCGGTCGCCGACGAGCGGGAATACCCGGAAGCCACCCGGCTGACCTACCGCATGCTGGACCTGCGCAGGCAGCGGCTGCACCACAACATCATCATGCGGTCGCGCATCATCGCGAGCGTACGGCGCCGCATGACGGAAATGGGATTCAACGAGTTCAACACGCCCATCCTCACCAGCAGTTCGCCCGAGGGCGCCCGGGACTACCTGGTCCCGAGCCGCGTGCATCCCGGCAAGTTCTACGCCCTTCCCCAGGCGCCGCAGCAATTCAAGCAGCTCCTGATGATCTCGGGGTTCGACCGGTACTTCCAGATCGCCCCGTGCTTCCGGGATGAAGATGCCCGGGCCGACCGGTCGCCGGGCGAGTTCTACCAGCTGGACGTGGAGATGTCCTTCGTCGAGCAGGATGACGTCTTCGAAGCGCTGGAAACCCTGTTTTACGGCCTGTTCACCGAGTTCAGCGACTGGGACGTCACCGCCCCGCCCTTCCCGCGCATCCCCTATCGCGACGCCATGCTCCGCTACGGGACCGACAAGCCCGACCTTCGTTTCGGCCTGGAGATCGAGGACGTCACCGAGGCCTTCCGGGCATCGGAATTCAACGCCTTCCGCCAGATCGTCGAGAAGGGCGGCGTCGTCAGGGTCCTGGCCGTCCCGGGCGTGGCCGCGCGGCCCCGCAGTTTCTTCGACAACCTGGACCGGACCGTGAAGGAGGATTTCGGGGGACGGGGCGCGGCGTACATCTCCTTTACCGAGGACGGGGTCAAGGGTTCCATCGCCCGCGTGCTGGACAGTCCGACCCTGGAACGGCTGAAATCCGTCATCGAACCCGAAACGGGGGCCTCGTGGTTCTTCGTGGCCGACACGGAGGAACGGGCCGTCGATGTGGCGGGCCGCCTCAGGCTGCATTTCGCCGACCTGCTCGACCTGCGGGAACCGGGCGCCTACCGCTTCTGCTGGATCGTCGATTTCCCCATGTACGAATACGACGCCGAATCGGGCAAGGTGATCTTCTCGCACAATCCCTTCTCCATGCCCCAGGGCGGCCTCGAAGCCCTGGAGACCACGCCGCCCCTCGAAGTCCTGGCCTACCAGTACGACATCGTCTGCAACGGTACGGAACTGTCCAGCGGCGCCATCCGGAACCACCGGCCCGACATCATGTACCGGGCCTTCGAAATCGCCGGTTACTCCGCCGGCGAGGTCGACGCCGAGTTCGGCGGCATGATCAGCGCGCTGAAGTACGGCGCGCCGCCCCACGGCGGCATCGCTCCGGGCATCGACCGTATCGTCATGCTCCTCACCGACGAAACCAATCTCCGGGAAGTCATCGCCTTCCCCCTGAACCAGAACGCCCAGGACCTGCTCATGGGCGCGCCCGGGGAAGTCAGCGAAAAACAGCTCCGGGAACTCCACATCCGCCTTCGGCGGTAG
- a CDS encoding sugar phosphate isomerase/epimerase, producing the protein MFTIAVITDEVSQDLDRVIAFARDFNLDGIEIRSIWDKPPQDLDDDEIARIRDRTGEAGLAVVGVAPPFYKCDIDDDASYREHLGILRRSIRVARGLDTPLVRVFAFWKQDPLDKYWDRIVERFLEPVRIAEGEGVVLGLENEMSTMIGTGAETRRLIDALDTQVVKPLWDPCNELFDDDGHAPYPDGYDHIRSDMYHMHIKDGARGTDKKYVNVPMCEGEIDYRGQFAELLEQGYEGCVSLETHWRVGPEQIEHALLELPGGKQFSEAGEAASRICMRNTLDLLAELGVERSGRPA; encoded by the coding sequence ATGTTCACGATCGCCGTAATCACCGACGAGGTGTCCCAGGACCTGGACAGGGTCATCGCATTCGCCCGTGACTTCAACCTGGACGGGATCGAGATCCGATCGATCTGGGACAAACCGCCACAGGATCTTGACGACGACGAGATCGCGCGGATCAGGGACCGGACCGGTGAAGCCGGACTGGCGGTCGTCGGCGTGGCACCACCCTTCTACAAATGCGACATTGATGACGACGCCTCGTACAGGGAACATCTCGGAATCCTCCGCAGGAGCATACGGGTCGCCCGGGGTTTGGACACGCCGCTGGTCCGCGTTTTCGCCTTCTGGAAACAGGATCCCCTCGATAAGTACTGGGACCGGATTGTAGAACGGTTCCTTGAACCTGTCCGTATCGCCGAGGGCGAGGGCGTCGTGCTGGGACTGGAAAACGAAATGTCCACCATGATCGGCACCGGCGCGGAGACCCGGCGTTTGATCGACGCCCTGGATACACAGGTCGTCAAGCCCCTCTGGGATCCCTGCAACGAACTGTTCGACGACGACGGTCACGCACCTTATCCCGACGGTTACGACCACATCCGGTCGGACATGTATCACATGCACATCAAGGATGGGGCCAGGGGTACGGACAAGAAGTATGTCAACGTTCCCATGTGCGAAGGCGAGATCGACTACCGTGGTCAGTTTGCCGAACTGCTCGAGCAGGGCTACGAAGGTTGCGTGTCACTCGAGACCCATTGGCGCGTCGGACCGGAGCAGATCGAGCACGCACTGCTTGAACTGCCCGGTGGAAAACAGTTTTCGGAGGCCGGCGAAGCGGCCTCCAGGATCTGCATGCGGAACACGCTGGACCTCCTGGCCGAACTGGGCGTAGAGCGGTCCGGCCGGCCCGCGTGA
- a CDS encoding dual specificity protein phosphatase family protein, protein MLRNFTWVIPRRLAGMALPTSALRRRAGGKADPGADPALVQDLMRLKELGVRTVVSLTHEPLHGGTLDHCGFSSMHIPVEDMTAPSPEQILQAVQYIDEQVEHGGVVVHCMAGIGRTGTVLAGYLVWQGSTPEAAIAEIRNSRPGSVETFDQESSIFRFAESMTGHKA, encoded by the coding sequence ATGCTGAGAAACTTTACCTGGGTCATACCCCGGCGGCTGGCCGGCATGGCCCTGCCGACGAGCGCCCTTCGCAGACGCGCGGGCGGCAAGGCGGACCCCGGGGCGGACCCCGCGCTGGTACAGGACCTGATGCGCCTGAAGGAGTTGGGCGTGCGCACCGTGGTGTCCCTGACGCACGAACCGCTCCACGGGGGGACGCTGGACCACTGCGGGTTCAGCAGCATGCACATCCCCGTGGAGGACATGACGGCGCCTTCTCCGGAACAGATCCTCCAGGCCGTCCAGTACATCGATGAGCAAGTGGAACACGGCGGCGTGGTCGTACACTGCATGGCGGGCATAGGCCGGACCGGAACCGTGCTGGCCGGGTATCTCGTCTGGCAGGGATCCACGCCCGAAGCCGCCATAGCGGAAATCAGGAACAGCCGGCCCGGTTCGGTGGAGACCTTCGACCAGGAATCGTCGATCTTCCGGTTCGCCGAATCCATGACCGGGCACAAGGCATAG
- the tmk gene encoding dTMP kinase, producing MGVFMMGKEVRGDAGEATAPFIVIEGIDGAGKTTQLERLRRWMETRFGGPVHTTGEPTNRPIGRLLKDALQRRVELDGICHALLFAADRIDHVKTEIESHIHRGIPVLCDRYFLSSFAYQWREMPGELDWIESINARAIHPHLTLLIDAPAEVCMDRISRARPDTELFEDLETLRAIRENYLELARRRSVLDHIRIIDGARTPDEVQEEARACVEEVMQPSCDG from the coding sequence ATGGGGGTATTCATGATGGGGAAGGAGGTCCGCGGCGACGCCGGGGAGGCCACCGCGCCGTTCATCGTGATCGAAGGGATCGACGGGGCGGGCAAGACGACCCAGTTGGAACGGCTCAGGCGGTGGATGGAAACCCGTTTCGGAGGTCCGGTTCATACGACGGGGGAACCCACGAACCGCCCCATCGGAAGACTGTTGAAAGACGCCCTTCAGCGCCGGGTGGAACTGGACGGCATCTGTCACGCGCTGCTCTTCGCGGCCGATCGGATCGACCACGTCAAAACGGAAATCGAATCCCACATACACCGCGGAATCCCCGTGCTTTGCGACCGGTACTTCCTCTCGTCCTTCGCCTACCAGTGGCGGGAGATGCCCGGCGAACTGGACTGGATCGAGTCGATCAACGCCCGGGCGATCCACCCCCACCTGACCCTGCTGATCGATGCGCCCGCCGAAGTCTGCATGGACCGTATCAGCCGGGCGCGGCCGGATACCGAACTGTTCGAAGATCTCGAAACGCTCCGCGCCATCCGCGAGAACTACCTGGAACTGGCGCGGCGGAGAAGCGTCCTGGACCACATCAGGATCATCGACGGCGCGCGCACGCCCGATGAAGTACAGGAGGAAGCGCGCGCGTGTGTGGAAGAAGTGATGCAACCCTCCTGCGACGGATAG
- a CDS encoding anthranilate synthase component I: protein MRVTHIHLEAIEYQTEGGLAVKRYAEHLSPDEAIEPVIDALDAHLGALFASGYEYPGRYTRWDMGFVDPPIRIETRENAFLIEALNARGGVLLPAILAQVEGLRATRAVARHEERITGEVHTPGGHFTEEQRSRQPSVFSILRGIIDLFSCPDEHHLGLYGAFGYDLAFQFEPMDYRLSRPADQRDLVLYLPDRLVTVDHNREVAVRYDYEFDTGGGSTQGLPREGAVQPYRAGRATAAREFEKGAYADVVRKAQEYFRRGDLFEVVPSQTFYESCPDPPSEIFRRLRERNPAPYATLINLGQREYLVGASPEMFVRGEGIRIETCPISGTVSRGNDALSDADQILKLLSSEKEESELTMCTDVDRNDKSRICVPGSVRVIGRRQIEMYSRVIHTVDHVEGILRPEYDALDAFLAHTWAVTVTGAPKIWAMRFIENNERSCRAWYGGAIGFLGFDGNMNTGLTLRTIRIKDGIAEVRAGSTLLIDSDPGDEERETELKAMAFIDAIGRPRESQGGSAHPGFAEDAGSGKRVLLMDYEDSFVHTLANYLRQTGADVMTVRTGISRSKLMELMDAYDPDLVFLSPGPGQPSDFDVALAIDAALERALPVFGVCLGLQGIVEYFGGTLGVLPYPMHGKESRVIVRDRRSGQAGRTGTLFEGFPQSFTVGRYHSLHAERDRLPPELTVTAETEDGVVMAIEHRTMPVAAVQFHPESIMTLKDGIGIRLIDNVFRYLVKAADAVDARREGSP from the coding sequence ATGCGAGTTACCCATATACACCTGGAAGCCATCGAATACCAGACCGAGGGCGGCCTGGCCGTCAAGCGGTACGCCGAGCATCTTTCTCCGGACGAAGCCATTGAACCCGTTATCGACGCGCTCGATGCCCACCTGGGCGCCCTGTTCGCGTCCGGCTACGAGTATCCCGGAAGATATACCCGGTGGGACATGGGGTTCGTCGATCCGCCGATCCGGATCGAAACCCGGGAGAACGCCTTCCTTATCGAAGCCCTGAACGCCCGGGGCGGGGTGTTGCTGCCCGCGATCCTCGCGCAGGTCGAAGGTCTGCGGGCCACGCGTGCCGTTGCCCGTCACGAAGAACGCATCACCGGCGAGGTGCATACGCCCGGCGGACATTTCACGGAAGAGCAGCGCAGCCGTCAACCCTCCGTATTCTCGATCCTGCGGGGGATCATAGACCTCTTCTCCTGCCCGGACGAACATCATCTCGGCCTCTACGGCGCCTTCGGCTACGACCTTGCCTTTCAGTTCGAACCCATGGACTACCGGCTAAGCCGCCCGGCGGACCAGCGGGACCTGGTGCTCTACCTGCCAGACCGGCTGGTGACGGTCGATCACAACCGCGAGGTGGCCGTCCGGTACGACTACGAATTCGATACAGGCGGCGGGTCTACCCAGGGCCTGCCCAGGGAAGGCGCCGTCCAGCCCTACCGTGCGGGACGGGCCACGGCCGCCCGGGAATTCGAGAAGGGCGCTTATGCCGACGTCGTCCGCAAGGCGCAAGAGTATTTCAGGAGAGGTGACCTGTTCGAAGTCGTGCCCAGCCAGACCTTCTACGAGTCCTGCCCGGACCCGCCCTCCGAAATCTTCCGCCGCCTGAGGGAACGGAATCCCGCGCCGTACGCCACGCTCATCAACCTGGGACAGCGCGAATATCTGGTCGGCGCGTCGCCAGAGATGTTCGTCCGGGGCGAAGGGATCCGTATCGAGACCTGCCCCATTTCAGGTACGGTCAGCCGGGGGAACGACGCGCTGAGCGACGCCGACCAGATCCTCAAGCTGCTGAGCTCGGAGAAAGAGGAGTCCGAGTTGACCATGTGTACGGACGTGGACCGGAACGACAAGTCGCGGATCTGCGTGCCCGGCAGCGTTCGGGTCATCGGACGGCGCCAGATTGAGATGTACTCGAGAGTGATCCACACGGTCGACCACGTGGAAGGCATCCTGCGGCCGGAGTATGATGCGCTGGACGCCTTTCTCGCGCACACATGGGCGGTCACCGTGACCGGCGCGCCGAAGATATGGGCGATGCGGTTCATCGAAAACAATGAACGGTCGTGCCGCGCCTGGTATGGCGGCGCGATCGGATTCCTCGGATTCGACGGGAACATGAACACGGGGCTTACCCTCCGGACCATACGCATCAAGGACGGTATCGCCGAGGTGAGGGCCGGGAGCACGCTGCTGATCGACTCCGATCCGGGGGACGAGGAGCGTGAGACGGAACTCAAGGCCATGGCGTTCATCGATGCGATCGGGCGTCCCCGGGAATCCCAGGGGGGAAGCGCCCATCCCGGATTCGCGGAAGACGCCGGATCGGGAAAGCGCGTGCTGCTGATGGACTATGAGGATTCTTTCGTGCATACGCTGGCCAACTACCTGCGCCAGACCGGCGCCGATGTCATGACGGTCCGAACGGGCATCTCGCGGTCCAAGCTGATGGAACTCATGGACGCCTACGACCCGGACCTGGTCTTTCTGTCGCCCGGTCCCGGCCAGCCGTCGGATTTCGACGTGGCGCTGGCCATCGACGCGGCGCTGGAACGGGCGCTGCCCGTCTTCGGTGTCTGCCTCGGGCTGCAGGGCATCGTCGAGTACTTCGGCGGTACCCTGGGTGTGCTGCCCTATCCCATGCACGGGAAGGAGTCGCGCGTGATCGTCCGGGACAGGCGGTCCGGACAAGCCGGGCGGACCGGGACCCTGTTCGAAGGGTTCCCCCAGTCCTTCACCGTAGGCCGCTATCACTCGCTGCATGCCGAACGCGATCGGCTGCCGCCTGAACTTACCGTCACGGCGGAGACGGAAGACGGCGTCGTCATGGCCATCGAACACCGCACCATGCCCGTGGCGGCGGTACAGTTCCATCCCGAGTCCATCATGACGCTCAAGGACGGGATCGGCATCCGGCTCATCGACAATGTCTTCAGGTATCTGGTCAAAGCGGCCGACGCGGTGGACGCGCGCCGGGAGGGCAGTCCATGA
- the trpS gene encoding tryptophan--tRNA ligase — protein MNRPAVILTGIKPTGSPHLGNYIGAIRPALEHARRSPDVRAMYFLADYHALTLVKDPVRFRDLCHELAATWIACGLDPERQVFYRQSDVPEVFELSWILSCSTSKGLMNRAHAYKAHVDRHTRGGRDADSGNPDAGDADAGDADAGVNMGLYSYPILMAADILLFQAKYVPVGRDQEQHIEIARDIAARFNRSFGDVLTLPVYLSDPSTAEIPGTDGRKMSKAYNNTIPLFGSREQLRKAIFGIKTDSSPPGAPKDPGTSLVFQIYRQFADRDRTESMRNRLERGRITWKAAKEELFDLVDGLLERPRAVYEELMADRTRIDRLLESGASSARELARPTMETVRQAVGR, from the coding sequence ATGAACCGACCCGCAGTCATCCTGACGGGAATCAAGCCCACGGGCAGTCCGCACCTCGGCAACTACATCGGCGCCATCCGGCCCGCGCTGGAGCACGCGCGGCGGTCGCCCGACGTGCGTGCCATGTATTTCCTGGCGGACTACCACGCACTGACGCTCGTCAAGGACCCTGTGCGATTCAGGGACCTGTGCCACGAACTCGCCGCGACCTGGATCGCCTGCGGACTAGATCCCGAACGGCAGGTCTTCTACCGCCAGTCGGACGTGCCGGAGGTGTTCGAGCTGTCCTGGATCCTGTCCTGTTCGACGTCGAAGGGCCTGATGAACCGCGCCCACGCGTACAAGGCGCACGTGGATCGTCACACGCGAGGCGGACGGGACGCGGACTCCGGGAATCCGGACGCCGGGGACGCGGACGCCGGGGACGCGGACGCCGGGGTGAATATGGGCTTGTATTCCTATCCCATACTCATGGCGGCGGACATCCTGCTGTTCCAGGCGAAGTACGTACCGGTGGGACGGGACCAGGAACAACATATCGAGATCGCCAGGGACATTGCCGCGCGTTTCAATCGGTCCTTCGGCGACGTGCTCACCCTGCCGGTATATCTGTCCGACCCTTCAACGGCCGAGATTCCCGGCACGGACGGAAGAAAGATGAGCAAGGCCTATAACAATACCATACCGCTTTTCGGGTCGCGCGAGCAGTTGCGCAAGGCCATATTCGGGATCAAGACGGATTCGAGTCCGCCCGGCGCGCCCAAGGACCCCGGGACGTCGCTCGTATTCCAGATCTACAGGCAGTTCGCGGACCGGGACCGGACCGAGTCGATGCGGAACCGGCTGGAGCGGGGACGGATTACGTGGAAAGCGGCCAAGGAAGAGTTGTTCGACCTTGTCGACGGTTTGCTGGAACGTCCAAGGGCGGTCTACGAGGAACTGATGGCCGACCGGACCCGCATCGACCGCTTGCTGGAATCGGGCGCCAGCAGCGCGCGGGAACTGGCCCGGCCGACCATGGAGACCGTGCGGCAGGCGGTGGGGCGATAG
- the trpD gene encoding anthranilate phosphoribosyltransferase: MIQQAIAKAIDGISLTEAEAVEVMNGIMSGDATPAQIGAFLVAFRLKGETIEEVTGFARVMRDRATRVECRAYPIVDTCGTGGDGKHTFNISTAAAFVAAAAGAFIAKHGGRAASSKAGSADVLTALGVNIETPPERVSACIDEIGIGFMFAPALHSAMRFASGPRRELGVRTVLNLLGPLTNPAGTTAQVMGVYDASVIQTAAHVLNNLGAERAFVVHSADGLDEFTTTAPTHVAEARDGVVRTYDVAPEDFGLPRASIEDLKGGEVEENAEIIQSVLAGESGPRRDIVLLNAAAAIVAGGAAEDFDEGIEKAARAIDTGGAREKLDALVRMTGE, translated from the coding sequence ATGATTCAGCAGGCCATTGCGAAGGCGATCGACGGGATCTCGCTGACCGAAGCGGAAGCCGTGGAGGTCATGAATGGGATCATGTCGGGGGACGCCACGCCGGCGCAGATCGGCGCGTTCCTCGTCGCATTCCGTCTGAAGGGCGAGACGATCGAAGAGGTCACCGGGTTCGCCAGGGTCATGCGCGACCGGGCCACGCGGGTCGAATGTCGGGCTTATCCCATCGTGGATACCTGCGGCACGGGCGGCGACGGAAAGCATACGTTCAATATATCGACGGCAGCAGCTTTCGTGGCCGCGGCCGCGGGCGCCTTTATCGCCAAGCACGGCGGCCGCGCGGCATCCAGCAAGGCGGGCAGTGCCGACGTGCTGACGGCCCTGGGCGTCAATATCGAAACGCCGCCGGAAAGGGTGTCCGCCTGCATCGACGAGATCGGCATCGGGTTCATGTTCGCCCCGGCCCTCCATTCGGCCATGCGGTTCGCGAGCGGTCCGCGCCGGGAACTCGGCGTGCGGACGGTGCTCAACCTGCTGGGACCGCTCACAAATCCGGCCGGGACCACGGCCCAGGTCATGGGCGTGTACGACGCGAGTGTCATCCAGACCGCCGCCCACGTGCTGAACAACCTGGGGGCGGAGCGCGCTTTCGTGGTGCACAGCGCAGACGGCCTGGACGAGTTCACCACCACCGCGCCGACCCACGTGGCGGAGGCCCGGGACGGCGTCGTGCGGACCTATGACGTCGCGCCGGAAGACTTCGGTCTGCCGCGGGCGTCCATCGAGGACCTCAAAGGGGGCGAGGTGGAAGAGAACGCGGAGATCATCCAGTCCGTGCTGGCCGGGGAATCCGGTCCCCGGCGGGACATCGTCCTGCTTAACGCCGCGGCGGCGATCGTGGCCGGCGGTGCCGCGGAGGACTTCGACGAGGGTATCGAAAAGGCGGCCCGGGCCATCGACACCGGCGGGGCGCGGGAGAAACTCGACGCACTGGTCCGCATGACCGGCGAATGA
- the trpC gene encoding indole-3-glycerol phosphate synthase TrpC yields MNILDRIVAHKIEEVEDRKRRMPLPVAGPETGPVRRRDVRPFDRALKQGNGIGVIAEFKKASPSKGAIRSDAAPVEIGPVYAAHGASAISVLTDRRFFQGSDEDLVALRRCVPVPVLRKEFIVDEYQVHETAALGADAMLLIAAILDDSRLTALQRTAADCGLHCLVEVHDERELDRALAAGSRIIGINNRDLADFTVTLDTSLRLRPRIPRDIVTVSESGIHGREDVLRLQEAGFDAVLVGESLMGAEEIGGQLDALLGRSIEKAQQGIRRRTASPGTGP; encoded by the coding sequence ATGAATATCCTGGATCGGATCGTAGCGCATAAGATCGAAGAGGTGGAAGACCGGAAGCGGCGCATGCCCCTGCCGGTTGCCGGACCCGAAACCGGGCCCGTACGCCGCCGCGATGTCCGGCCCTTCGACCGTGCGCTGAAACAGGGAAACGGCATCGGGGTCATCGCCGAATTCAAGAAGGCTTCGCCCTCGAAGGGGGCGATCCGTTCCGACGCGGCGCCCGTGGAGATCGGACCGGTCTATGCAGCCCATGGGGCATCGGCCATATCGGTGTTGACGGACCGGCGGTTCTTCCAGGGCAGCGACGAGGACCTGGTGGCCCTTCGGCGGTGCGTCCCCGTGCCTGTGCTGCGCAAGGAGTTTATCGTGGACGAGTACCAGGTGCACGAGACCGCGGCGTTGGGTGCGGACGCCATGCTGCTCATCGCGGCCATCCTGGACGACTCCCGCCTGACGGCCCTGCAGCGGACCGCGGCGGACTGCGGTCTGCACTGCCTGGTGGAAGTGCACGACGAGCGGGAACTGGACCGGGCCCTGGCGGCGGGCAGCCGCATCATCGGCATCAACAACCGGGACCTGGCGGACTTCACCGTTACGCTGGATACGTCGCTGCGTCTCAGGCCGCGCATCCCCCGGGACATCGTGACCGTCAGCGAGAGCGGCATCCATGGGCGCGAGGACGTCCTGCGGCTGCAAGAGGCGGGATTCGACGCCGTACTCGTGGGCGAGTCCCTGATGGGGGCGGAGGAGATCGGCGGACAACTGGACGCCCTGCTGGGCCGGTCCATCGAGAAGGCGCAACAGGGGATCCGAAGGCGAACGGCTTCCCCGGGGACAGGGCCATGA
- a CDS encoding phosphoribosylanthranilate isomerase yields MNSVRIKICGITNEADAAAAVRAGADALGFIFYEGSPRCVTPGRAAEIVAGLPPFVVPVGVFVNASADDVDGICGAVGIQVVQLHGDEPPGFCEALGRPVIKAFRVRDASWKSDAEGYPVDAVLLDTYAEDRYGGTGATFDWWLVEGSPHRVILSGGLNPDNVAEAVSCVRPYGVDTGSGVEREPGRKDHGKIRDFVEAVRRPI; encoded by the coding sequence ATGAATTCGGTCAGGATCAAGATCTGCGGCATTACGAACGAGGCGGACGCCGCCGCGGCGGTTCGCGCGGGCGCGGACGCGCTCGGGTTCATCTTCTATGAGGGCAGTCCCCGCTGCGTGACGCCGGGCCGGGCCGCGGAAATCGTGGCCGGACTGCCGCCCTTTGTCGTCCCGGTGGGCGTATTCGTGAACGCGTCGGCCGACGACGTGGACGGAATCTGCGGGGCCGTGGGTATCCAGGTCGTGCAGCTCCACGGCGACGAACCACCCGGTTTCTGCGAAGCACTCGGGCGCCCGGTCATCAAGGCCTTTCGCGTCAGGGACGCATCGTGGAAATCCGACGCAGAGGGCTATCCCGTCGACGCGGTACTACTCGATACGTATGCCGAAGACCGGTACGGCGGCACGGGGGCCACCTTCGACTGGTGGCTCGTGGAAGGCAGTCCCCACCGTGTCATCCTGAGCGGCGGGCTGAATCCGGACAACGTGGCCGAGGCCGTAAGCTGCGTGCGGCCCTACGGCGTGGATACGGGCAGCGGCGTGGAGCGTGAACCGGGCCGCAAGGACCACGGCAAGATCCGTGATTTCGTGGAGGCGGTGAGGCGGCCTATATGA
- the aroE gene encoding shikimate dehydrogenase, which translates to MTSSLENGPIGLAISGSTRVVGVCGQGIGYTLSPAMHNAAFRHCGLDYVYVTFEIAATEVRRAVDGIRGLGLAGVNVTKPLKTDVLPYLDEVSEEARRIGSVNTIVNHGGRLAGMSTDGDGLLRALEEKGVAVAGSRMLILGAGGAARAACAMARGQGAASITIAARNVDRARDTASVGGAKAITLSPSDLGVAVRGADLVINAIPEDLPLGGDWFYEGQFVYDTRYDQAETGLMRCARSRGAESSNGIGMLLFQGAASFEIWTGHAAPVEVMRSALEKQLRHRKAREEKACCDT; encoded by the coding sequence ATGACCTCTTCGCTTGAAAACGGGCCCATCGGCCTCGCCATATCGGGTTCGACCCGCGTGGTCGGCGTATGCGGCCAGGGCATCGGGTATACGCTTTCGCCGGCCATGCACAACGCGGCCTTTCGCCATTGCGGACTGGATTACGTGTATGTAACCTTCGAAATCGCGGCCACCGAAGTGCGGCGGGCCGTCGACGGCATCCGGGGGCTGGGGCTGGCTGGGGTCAACGTGACCAAGCCGCTCAAGACGGACGTGCTGCCCTATCTGGACGAGGTGTCCGAAGAAGCCCGCAGGATCGGCTCGGTCAACACCATCGTGAACCATGGGGGCCGCCTCGCTGGCATGTCGACGGACGGCGACGGACTGTTGCGGGCGCTCGAGGAAAAAGGCGTAGCCGTCGCCGGTTCGAGAATGTTGATCCTGGGCGCGGGAGGAGCGGCCCGGGCGGCCTGCGCCATGGCCCGCGGGCAGGGGGCCGCATCGATTACCATTGCCGCACGCAACGTGGACCGGGCCCGGGACACGGCGTCGGTGGGTGGCGCAAAGGCGATCACGCTTTCGCCATCGGACCTCGGCGTCGCGGTCCGTGGCGCCGACCTGGTGATTAACGCGATCCCGGAAGACCTGCCGCTGGGAGGTGACTGGTTTTACGAAGGGCAGTTCGTCTACGACACGCGTTACGACCAGGCGGAGACCGGACTGATGCGATGCGCCCGGTCGCGGGGCGCGGAAAGCTCGAACGGCATCGGCATGCTGCTGTTCCAGGGTGCGGCGTCTTTTGAAATCTGGACCGGCCACGCGGCGCCGGTCGAAGTGATGAGAAGCGCGTTGGAGAAACAGCTAAGGCACAGGAAGGCTCGGGAGGAGAAGGCATGTTGCGATACCTGA